The region GCCCGTCTGCACATCCTTGAGAAGATGCTGGAGGCGATCGACACACCACGCGAAGGCCTGTCCCCCCATGCTCCGCGCCTGCTGAGTTTCCGGATCGATCCCGAGCTGATCGGCACGGTGATCGGTCCTGGTGGGCGCACGATCAAAGGCATCACAGAGCGCACCAACACCAAGATCGACATCGAGGACAGCGGCATCGTCACCATCGCCTCCCATGACGGTGCGGCGGCTGATGAAGCTCAGAAGATCATCGAAGGCCTCACCCGCAAAGTGAATGAAGGCGAGGTGTTCTCCGGATCGATCACCCGGATCATCCCCATCGGTGCCTTCGTCGAGATCCTGCCCGGCAAGGAAGGCATGATCCACATTTCTCAACTCTCCGAAGCTCGGGTGGAGAAGGTGGAGGACGTCGTGAAGGTGGGTGACGAGGTCACCGTGCGTGTTCGGGAAATCGACAACCGCGGTCGTATCAACCTCACCCTGCGGGGCGTGCCCCAGAGCGGCGACGGTGCCGGGGAGGAGCCTCAGCCCACCCCGGTGGCACCGCTGAGCTGATCAAACCTGAAAGCCGGGATCGACCTCGGCCATCGCCCGCGTCGCACGCTCTCCGAGCTCGGCATGGGCTTTTCCATGGCTGGCGATCAGGCAACCGGCCTGACGCACATCGCCAGTGTTGTAAGCGAGGTCCGTCTGATCAGCGTGCGTGAAGCGTCCACCGGCCGCCAGCAACACGGCCTCAGGGGCCGCCATGTCCCAATCCTTGGGGGCACTGCGTCCGGATAGGGAGACGTAGAGGTCGGTTTCGCCTCGCAGGATGGTGGCAACCTTGTAACCAACGCTGCCCACTGCCTTGGAACCGCCAAGCACGAGGGCGTCAATCAGCTTCACCAGACGGTCGTCGCGGTGGCTGCGGCTGGCCACCAGGATCAGATCCGAAACAGCGGTTCTATCGCTGAAGCGAACCGGCGAGCGCTCACCCTGACGGTCTTCGCACCAGGCGCCCTCGCCGACGATGCCGATCCAAAGCTCATCGGCTTCCGGCAACAGCACCACCCCCAGCACGGGACGATGCCCCCGCACCAGTGCCAGATGAACGGCGTATTCGCCTGTGCCCTGGAGGAAATCCTTGGTGCCGTCCAAGGGATCCAGGATCCAGAGCCACTCCGCCTGCAACGGTTGGCCTTCCGTGAGCTGCTCCTTGGCCGTTTCTTCACTGAGCAGAGTCCAGTCAGCCTTAGGAAACGCAGCTGACAAGCCATCCAGCAGCCATTGGTTCACGGCCAGATCAGCAGCAGACACAGGGCCTTCACCGCCATCGTCGACGCTGAGAGCCTTGGGGAATCCATGGGGCGGTTGCTCGCCGCGGGCATAGGCCCTCAGGATGTCGGCAGCCCCCCAGCTGAGGAGACGGAGTTCTGACAACAGAACGTCCTGGTTGACGCCGGCAGGCAGGACGGCAGGGCTTGGCATCATGATCAGAACAGGCGCTGGCCATTGTGATGCAGCGGGACGAGCCAGCCTCGGGATGCCTGTATCTCGTGGGCACACCCATCGGTCACCTTGGTGATCTCTCACCAAGAGCCAAAGCGGTATTGGCTGGGGTGACCGTCATTGCCTGTGAAGACACGCGCCACAGCGGCCAGCTGCTCAGCAGCCTGCAAGCCAGCGGCCGCAAGCTGTCCTTCCACCAGCACAACACACGCACCCGTCTACCGCAGTTGCTGCAGGCGCTGAGCGAGGGCGACAGCGTGGCGGTGATCAGCGACGCCGGACTTCCCGGCATCAGCGACCCCGGCGAAGAACTGGCAGCGGAAGCGCGTAGCGCAGGCTTTGAAGTGATCTGCATCCCTGGCCCCTGCGCCGCTACGACGGCTCTGGTCAGCAGTGGACTGCCCAGTGGCCGCTTCTGCTTCGAGGGATTCCTGCCGGTTAAAGGAAAAGAACGTCGACAGCGCTTGGAGCAGATCGCGAGCGAGCCGAGAACCACCGTGCTCTACGAAGCACCGCACCGATTGCTGCCTCTCCTCCAAAGCCTGGAGGAGCACTGTGGTGCCGAGCGCCCTCTGCAGGTGGCGCGGGAGCTGACCAAGCGACACGAACAGCAGGTTGGACCAACCATCGCGGCCGCTCTAGAGCACTTTCAGACGCAACGCCCCCAAGGGGAATTCACCCTTGTACTGGGGGGGTGCCCAGAACAAACACCATCAGAACCTGATGACAGTGAACTGCTGGCGCGATTGCAGGAATGCATCGCTAACGGTGCTAGCGCCAGTGATGCAGCTCGGCAGCTCGCCCTGGAGAGCGGCATCAGCCGCCGACGCTTGTATGCATTGATTCACCAGGACCCGTCAGAATGAGCTCATATCGAAGATCCTTGGTGTTGTTACGTCTCCGACTGATGCTGATCAGCCTGGGGATGGGAACGGTGCTGATCATGTTTCTGTGCCTGGGGGCTCAGAACCTCAAAGACCGCCACAGCATCCAGGTTGGATCCGCACGATCAGTACCGCTGCCAACGGGCTTCCTGGTGGGACTCTCGCTGGTGATTGGTGTGGTCAGCGGCGGAAGTGCAGCTGCCGTGATGTTGCCGGAGCAACGCTGGGACTGATCAATCAGCCCTGCGCAGCTGCATCCAGCGCGATCAGGCTCCCATCCATGACCAGACGGGTAATCCCGCGAGCCAACAGGTAGGGACTCGTGCGTTCAAAGACGGCCGTGTCAGGAACTTTGATCACCCGCTGACTGCGACCGCACTGGCGTTTGGCAGCTCGAGGATTGCCATAGAGAAACAGGCCCTGCCGATCAAGCTCGGACTCCTCGAGATGAGCAAGTTCTGGGAAATCTCGCAACGGGCGCGCATCGAGCTCCACCACCTTGTCCACAAGCATGTAAACGCTGTTCGGCAGAGAGCCTGCCTGCAGAGGCTGCACCTCCACTGGAAGCCGATCACTGAGATCAGCCACCCCTACCAAAGGCACAAGTTCAGTGAAGGTATGGCTCGCTTCGGAGTTGTCGTCCGCTGCAACCCCTTCCTCCTCATTGACTGGATCCGTGTCCTCACCGAAGTCGTCGGCATCGTCCAACGCCAGGTTTGAAACCGCTTCAGCGTTGTCCTCATCTTGCTCTGAGGCACTCGCCTGCACCGCATCAGCGGCTGCAACAGCCACAGGAGCAGCCTCCGCGACTGGCGTCACTGTTCCGGTCTTCTGGCGACTGGCCTTGAGAGCGGCATAGGCCTCTGGGGGCAGCAGCGCCTTCACCGTGCGAGTCACGGTGTTTGGGCTGCAACCGAAGACCTCCGCCAGGGCAACAGTGGACTCTCCAGCCTTGTAACGACCCACCAGGTCCTGCTTCTCGCTTTCGCTAAGACGACGTGGGGCCATCAATGTCGTTTAGGAGCTCCAAACTCTAGGAGCCTTAGGTGGCTGGCAGAATGCGATCGGCAGCTCCCTTAGCTCAGCTGGATAGAGCAACTGCCTTCTAAGCAGTCGGTCGATGGTTCGAATCCATCAGGGGGCGTTAGTTATACCAAAGGTTCTCAGCGTTTCTGAGAGCCATTTTTCATTTCATCTTGCAGCCTTGTGCGCAGAATTGTGCGCAGATTCATTGCAACCGCCTCTGCCGCAACAGATCACAGCAATTTTTGCGCACAATCGCCCAAAACCCGCCGCCTGAAATGCATCTCGTCATTTATTTCGTAATTCAGTGCCTATAAATAATTGCCTTTATAACTAGAACCGGCAAAAAAGAAGCCGCCGAAGCGGCCCCTATCTGTTGCGCTGAGCCGCCAGTCCACCGTAAAACTGAGTGTTCACAGAATACTCAAAACAGCTAAGCTGTATATATCCCAGATATGCATTTTAGTGCCCAAACGTCAGCTACCTATTCAGGCTGACCTGATCATCAATCGTCTTCGTCTTGAAGCCAGTATTGAACGTCAGCGTGCAGTCTTTGAAATTGATGATGACTTGCCACATGTGCCGTCCTACGACCCATTAGCAAGTCCCCAAAGCCGCCGCATAGCAACTCATGTCAGCTGAATTTCAATCAATCGACGACCAGATCAAGGCGTCGTACCAATCTGCATCGCAAGTCGAAACTCAGGCTCGTCAGCTTGAAGCCAGAATCGCCAAGATCGATGGCACAAAACATCTCATACCAACACGTCGTTATGGTCAACCGGTCGACCTAGCAAAAATCAGGTCAAATCTGACACTTACATCTCTTATTGCACAAGATTCCGCAGAGCTAGCTCACTTTTGCGGCATAGACCCTGGCATTCGTCACCGTATGGACGAGGAGAAGGAGGCCAGAGCCCTTGCAGCGCAGTCGTTAGCGATGCGCACAGAGCGCCTCCGCGACAGTAACGAGAGCGCTGCCAAGGTCCGCGAGCAGCAGCTCATCAGTGGCATCAACCCAATGACTGGGAGGTTCTTCTGATGCTTGCTCGACCGCACCCTGTTCTGGGTTGGCTGCATTGCCAGCCAGAGGACAGCAGAAGACTCCTCGACCGTCAGCTAACCCATCGCGATCATGCGCTGGAGGCTGATCCAAGCTTCAGCGGTATGCCAGCGAGCTTCGTTGAGGAGACCTGGGTCAACTGGTTGCCCAAGGCTGTCGCCAAGCCCTTCTACAGAGACCAGCTCACCGCCCATGTTGCAGAGCTGGAACGCCAAATCACCAACCTCAGCCGGGAGATTGAACTGCAGTCCGGCGGCCTGCTCGATCAAAGAGATGCAGCTGTGGATCTCAGGCAACGTCTCAAGCACTTGCTTGACAACTCATAACTCTAGACAGTCTGAAAATTCCAGTGCAACCACTACTGATGCCAAACCTTTTTGATCACGTCCCAGACGTTCCTCTGTTGCATAGCGTTAACCGATGGCCCAAGAGTTGCGCCAGAGAGGAATGGTTGCGAATAACTAAAGCCGCTGTGGCTAGCGTCATTGCAAATCTGGCAGATAACCTAGACGACGTGGAGCTATCACTCGTCGAGCAGCTCTTTAAAGAAGCAGATTTGTTGCCATGAGACCAGAGTTAATCGAGTTCCATTTCATTTATTGATTTCACCACTGAACGGGCTCTTTTTACTTGTGCAGGGTCACAGTATTTTTCTGCAAATTGCCACTTGCCCAATGAAATCAATTCACTTTCAAGTTCTGAAATAATGGACTCAAACTCAGCTGGCGGCAATTGGGTAAGCTCTGTTTTCCCTGTCCAATCCCTAAGATCCTCTGGGATATCCTGAAGTCCCCACCCAAATTTAAATGCTTGTTCAATAAGGACGCAGTCAGATCTATCAGGGAAAAAGCGAGGTGCAATTAATTCGGGCCCGTATTTACCTTGTGAAGACCTTCGCTTCTTGTTGCTACTTATTCCGTACTTTGAGCATTTCGGGTTAGGGGACTCGTGCAGATATAGCTCACAGTTGCCTCCATAAGCAAGAGTGCCAGACAACGCTCTCCAAACGGTATCATTAGTTTTTCCATTATGTGCAGAATATATTGGTCCATATTTTCTGCCTAAGGCAGGACCTACTTTTTTTCCATTCGCTATACATTGGGCAATATGACAGCATTTAATACCACTTTTGTGGCCCTTCTTGGGTCCCGTCAGCCGCCTCTGCAAAACATCTTTTGGCTTTGCTGGGTGCACTTCGTTGTGACGTGTGCAGTAAAAATTCAGTACGGATCTGCAGGTAATGTATTCACCTGAAACCCATACAAGAGTGGGATTGTAGTTTGCTAGACGTTCCTGAAAACTCTCAGCATTTTTTCTATCTTTTTCTCTCCCTCTTTCTCTATTAGCCTCTAACATACAACATCTTAAGCCTTGGCCCTTTTTGCAGTGGTTGGGAGCGGCTTCAAAATGTTTTTGATGTTTTAAGCAAAGGTGATAGATGGGCGTATCCTTATCAATATATTCTTCGAGTCGAATTACTTTTCCAAACTTGGCAAGATCTTCATCGTAAGTTGCTGCCGCTTTATCCCTCTTCCTTTGATTAGCTTCTTGCGCACGATGCCTTGCGCAGCACTCAAGCCCCCAGCCTCTTGCTACGATGCATGGCTTAGACGTATAAACTTCATCGTGTCTTAGACACAAGTAATAAGTGTCTCTCTCGTTACCAAGAAATTCGCCTACAAGTTCTACTCTCCCGTGAGAGACTATTTCAGCTAGATGTTGCTCCTTTGTTTTGCGTCGATTAGGCATTTTTTCCGTGTTACTTTACATCTCTGAGGTGCTCTTCTGGTGGTGTTTTCTTGGGCATTTAAAAGGATTTGCGCGTTTGATGCGAGTCGCTGCGCAACAGATTTATCCATTGTAGAGGAGCTGAGAAATGGCCAGAACCAGCAGAGCTGAGCGCAACCGACGTCGTGAATCAGCGTTAACGCTGGTCAGCGAGGGAAAAGGTTTTAGTGATGTAGTGACCGCACAGATGGCGCAATGGGGGTGCAGCAGAAGTTCTGCGCAACGGGACTGTCGTTGGGCACACAACCAGCTGCAGTTGGGCATGGATTCGCACGATGCTCAACATCTGATGGTGCACATGGCGACATCACTTCAACGCATTGCATTGAAAGCCGAGCAGGACAAGCAGTACGGCGCAGCGGTCGGTGCACAGAAGATGTTGTACGAGCTGCTGTTACGTCGACGGCTTGATGACGAAGCTGAGAAGGCAAAGAAACCAGGTTGGGGTTATCGCCATTGCAACACCAGGCGCTGAATACTCTGCGCACCAATCTGCGCACTGCACTCGAAATGACAGAAGATTATTGAGTCACAGAGGGCGATCTAAACAGGTCGACCTACTGCTGTTACGGCAGTAGGTCACTTAGAATGGCCTCATCCTTGGCTGGATCTGGCCCGTGACCTATTCGGTTGTGGGTCATTTTTATGCTTGCTCCTTACGGCTAAGCATTCCAAGCTGGTGAAATTTTTCACGGCAACTTTCAACGTCCCAACGAATTGGGGATGTTTTGTGTGCACCGAGAAAATAATCTTCGCCAGCTATCAGAGGACCACCTTTGGAATCCATCTGACGTTTTAAGTGGCCCTGCGACATTTTCATCGCATAGGCAGCATCAGCTGTCTTTAAGACAAGCCGATGCCTCTCCATTGTTAAATCCATTAAAATTAAGCGTGGTTAAAGAAAGAAGTTGCATGGGACTAGAGCAGAGCTTCAGTTTCTGACCACACCGGCATAACCAGTGCTCACATAGTGAATCGAATGTAGCCACTCGATTCAGCCGGTCATAGCGAGCCGCCGAAGGCAGCATTCGCGTCAGACGCATAACGCCTGTGACCACATTCTGCAGCACGTTGCAAGCTTTGGCAAGCCAAAGACACCATAGATGGTGTCAGCCAACAATGAAAGTAATTTGGTATGCCATAACTTAAAGGCTCAAGTCTGGCCTTTTGCCACTGCAACACCGGCATTAGTTTTCTTCAGCGCAGCATCCATAGACTCGCGATCAAGCCAGTGACCGTAATGCCTGAGATGGGTCAGAAGCGAGTGCCGAAGCCACTTTGCAGCGACTCGTTCGTGCATGTGATTGTCAGATTCAATATGCGCTCGATACGCCCAGCCATGCCGGAATGAGTTTGCTGTGATGTTGGCGTTGCCAGCTTTGATGACGTCTCGCCAGTAGGGGAAGCGATTCAGCTGCTGCCCGACCTCACCACCAACACCTTGAAAACTATTCTTCTTCTCTATTGTAGAAATTTGGTTGCGTACGGCCTTCGGCAGCTTCACTAAGCCAGATTCGAATGCTGTCAGCATCTGCTCAGCTTCGCCTACAGGCCGACCCGCAATGGCCAGAGGCATCACAGGGTCAGGTGCCTTGATCGGTTTGTGCATAGTGCGATGGTTTCGTTTGATATGACCAACAGTCGCTTGACCGTCTTGCACCTGAAGCACCGCAATTTCACCTGGTCGTAATCCGAGATAAGCGATCAGCCCAACGCACAATTTCAGATCGTGGCGGCCAGCACTCTCCAGTTCATCCAAAAGATCACTGATCTGCTTGCTCTTGAGTGGTGGTGTGGTTTTGTCCGCTTCAACCTGTGCGCTGGCCGTACCGGTCAGCTGACGCATCAGCTCAGTGCCTTGTGAACCTGATGGTGGTGCGAACCGTGGCGGAACCATCTGACGCTCGACAGACCATTTCAGAAATGCCGAGCAATCTTTCAAAGCTCGGATTCGCCCTTGGCCGCCAGCACTGACGGAAACGTTGCCGTCCGTATCGTAAAAATGCTGCTCCGCATAAGCCTGCAGAGCCGCTTCACCATTGCGTGGCTTTGGTGCTGACTCTAGGGTTTGCAGCAGTTTGTTCAAGCGAGCTGAGGTCCATTTCAGAGTGTTGGGGCGATTGCCAGCCTTTGTCGCCATGAAGCTGGCAAGAGCTGATTCCCACGCTTTTTGGCCAGTGACACCGGCAACGCTTGCAGAAGGCTTTTTCGGATCATCCAAAGAATCTCCGTACAGCTTCACCGCCTTGGAGAGAGAGAGCTGCTGAACCTCCATCAGCTCACGCACGGCCTTGACCCAGTTCAAGATTGGAGTCGAACTGGCCTTGGTCCAGGGCAACGGCAGATACGCAGAAGACCTTGAACCGTCTTCGAAACGGCGCGTGAGCTGCACAGTTCCGCGATGGTCACGAATGGACCAACCGAAGCCTTGCTCGGCCTTGAGCAGCTTTCTGCAAGTTACGAACCATTGCTCTCTCGTAGAAGCCATGACCAACTGCCTTGAAGCATCACAGGAGCCTGTGCGCACAATTGTGCGCAGAATCGTTGCAACGGTCAACCAGGAGTTACAACTTCTGTGCGCATAGCCTTGCCTAACACCTAGTCATACCAACGGTTATCACTAGTGTTCATGGGATTTTGACCTTGATACAGCGCCCTTTGACCAAGTGCCTTCTAAGCAGTCGGTCGATGGTTCGAATCCATCAGGGGGAGTTCAAAGAGAGGCCATTCTTTGAGGTCGAACACATGGCCATGGGAGGTCAGAAAGGGCAAGAAGGCTGTTGCTCGAGACCTGTTGGGGACGGTGGCGATGACCACCATGCAAACTCAAGCTTGTTGACTGCTCGCAAATTCGAGGTCAGCCCAGGTCAGTCCAACCCATTCCAGTCCCTCCTGGATGTCTTGCTGAAGTGCAGCAGCCTCTTCAACAGCATCCATCTCGATGAGGTCCAGATATTTCTGGTACTCAGCCATCCAGGCGATGAGATTCGGAGTGCTGTTCGTCATCCTTCGATTCTTAAGCCTGGACCGGCCGAGAGGCTGGCATCTTGGATACAGCTTCCGTTGAAGCCCAAGCTTCCTCGCGGTTGCAGGGCAGAGGGACGGCGACCCCCGCGAAGGTGCAGAAGACTTGCCTCAACGTTCAGAACATTCCAACCAAGTACTTTGTCTTGGTCGCAAGTAGCTCTTGGCAAAACGGGTCGCACTAATGCTCACAACAGCAGCGATGTGGTTCGTCCAATCAGTCCATGCCTCTGAATGCGTCACCGTGACGAGCAACAACGATCCAAGTCGTGATGGCATGGTCTGCAAGCGCGTCGCCAGAAGTAGCACCAACGGGATTGGCTTCTGGAGGTGCTGTCCTCAAACAGACGCGACAAACGACTAACCAATCAGAAGGACCAACGGCAACCCCCACCCCTGTCAGGCACTCAACCCAAGCACCCCTGACGGCGTTAGCATTGACCAGTCAGAATTTCCACTTCGATCATCATCCGGAGCTGCCACATATCAGCGCCTTAACAACTGAGCTTCTTTAGGCTATTGTTAGTAGAAGAAAGTTGTGACAGCAAAATCAAAAACAATCAGTTTCAACCCACAGAGAAGGACTCAAAAAGGAGTCAGCATCTCAGACAAGCTGAGGCCTTCTTCCAACAGGCTCAAGCCTTGATTGAAAAAAGCGAAGACTGGCATGGCTGCGGATCTCTCATTCTCAAGGGCCTATCGGAAGAGCGCAAAGCGCAGAACTCTGGAATTCAAGTGAT is a window of Synechococcus sp. A15-24 DNA encoding:
- the rsmI gene encoding 16S rRNA (cytidine(1402)-2'-O)-methyltransferase, whose product is MQRDEPASGCLYLVGTPIGHLGDLSPRAKAVLAGVTVIACEDTRHSGQLLSSLQASGRKLSFHQHNTRTRLPQLLQALSEGDSVAVISDAGLPGISDPGEELAAEARSAGFEVICIPGPCAATTALVSSGLPSGRFCFEGFLPVKGKERRQRLEQIASEPRTTVLYEAPHRLLPLLQSLEEHCGAERPLQVARELTKRHEQQVGPTIAAALEHFQTQRPQGEFTLVLGGCPEQTPSEPDDSELLARLQECIANGASASDAARQLALESGISRRRLYALIHQDPSE
- a CDS encoding 3'(2'),5'-bisphosphate nucleotidase CysQ, which produces MMPSPAVLPAGVNQDVLLSELRLLSWGAADILRAYARGEQPPHGFPKALSVDDGGEGPVSAADLAVNQWLLDGLSAAFPKADWTLLSEETAKEQLTEGQPLQAEWLWILDPLDGTKDFLQGTGEYAVHLALVRGHRPVLGVVLLPEADELWIGIVGEGAWCEDRQGERSPVRFSDRTAVSDLILVASRSHRDDRLVKLIDALVLGGSKAVGSVGYKVATILRGETDLYVSLSGRSAPKDWDMAAPEAVLLAAGGRFTHADQTDLAYNTGDVRQAGCLIASHGKAHAELGERATRAMAEVDPGFQV
- a CDS encoding helix-turn-helix domain-containing protein, which codes for MAPRRLSESEKQDLVGRYKAGESTVALAEVFGCSPNTVTRTVKALLPPEAYAALKASRQKTGTVTPVAEAAPVAVAAADAVQASASEQDEDNAEAVSNLALDDADDFGEDTDPVNEEEGVAADDNSEASHTFTELVPLVGVADLSDRLPVEVQPLQAGSLPNSVYMLVDKVVELDARPLRDFPELAHLEESELDRQGLFLYGNPRAAKRQCGRSQRVIKVPDTAVFERTSPYLLARGITRLVMDGSLIALDAAAQG
- a CDS encoding site-specific integrase, with the translated sequence MTVATILRTIVRTGSCDASRQLVMASTREQWFVTCRKLLKAEQGFGWSIRDHRGTVQLTRRFEDGSRSSAYLPLPWTKASSTPILNWVKAVRELMEVQQLSLSKAVKLYGDSLDDPKKPSASVAGVTGQKAWESALASFMATKAGNRPNTLKWTSARLNKLLQTLESAPKPRNGEAALQAYAEQHFYDTDGNVSVSAGGQGRIRALKDCSAFLKWSVERQMVPPRFAPPSGSQGTELMRQLTGTASAQVEADKTTPPLKSKQISDLLDELESAGRHDLKLCVGLIAYLGLRPGEIAVLQVQDGQATVGHIKRNHRTMHKPIKAPDPVMPLAIAGRPVGEAEQMLTAFESGLVKLPKAVRNQISTIEKKNSFQGVGGEVGQQLNRFPYWRDVIKAGNANITANSFRHGWAYRAHIESDNHMHERVAAKWLRHSLLTHLRHYGHWLDRESMDAALKKTNAGVAVAKGQT